A stretch of the Tannerella serpentiformis genome encodes the following:
- a CDS encoding excinuclease ABC subunit UvrA gives MNKHRTSPQQIEIRGAHAHNLKHIDVDIPLNKIVGIAGVSGSGKSSLALGVLYAEGSRRYLESLSTYTRRRMTQAARAQVDDVRYVPAALALHQRPAVPGIRSTFGTSTELLNSLRLMYSRLSSHRCPNGHYLPPSINVAAERELICPECGAHFYAPGAEELAFNSQGACPTCDGTGLVSHVDESTLVPDESLTIDEGAVAPWQTLMFSLMTDVCRAMGVRTDVPFKELTDKEREIVYHGPAVKKHILYKSKTSNVAGEMDFTYYNAVYTVENALAKVTDEKGMKRVEKFLRQDVCAACGGTRLSDAARAPLLRGISLADACRMTLGELVEWVAGVPASLPEEMQPMAERICEAFYDTARRLMELGLSYLTLDRAGATLSTGERQRVQLARAVRNRTTGVLYVLDEPSIGLHPSNLEGLIGVMNDLVADGNSVVLVDHDTQVLRHADHLIELGPAAGAGGGQIIAEGTAVMLCANPSSRIGPFLTPKPTHHPTPAPPLFDLGTIRLVTRAIHTVQPLDVRIPKGRLTVVTGVSGSGKTTLVLECLIPGLKASIEGKELPTQVAAVEAEGIRRVQLIDAAPIGANVRSTVATYCNVHDDLRKVYARSEEAKTGGYKAGDFSYNTGRLRCPTCDGTGSISLDVQFLPDVDIPCPDCRGSRYARAAYSVHRTRKHAGAGRSLPELMAMSVDEALTDCDDLPVINSRLQVLHDLGLGYLTLGEATPGLSGGEAQRLKLASEMGRGQGDAVFVFDEPTIGLHPLDVQTLMKVFEHLTDQGATVIVIEHDLDVIRRADYVMDMGPGGGYAGGRMVATGRPHDVASNPESITGRYI, from the coding sequence ATGAATAAGCATAGGACATCCCCCCAGCAAATCGAGATCCGAGGTGCACACGCACATAACCTCAAGCACATCGACGTGGACATACCACTCAACAAGATCGTAGGCATCGCCGGCGTATCAGGTTCAGGCAAATCATCACTCGCATTGGGCGTACTTTATGCCGAAGGATCGCGTCGCTACTTAGAATCACTCTCCACCTACACCCGCAGACGGATGACCCAGGCCGCACGCGCACAAGTCGACGACGTGCGATACGTCCCCGCCGCGCTGGCCCTCCACCAACGCCCCGCCGTGCCCGGCATACGCTCCACCTTCGGCACATCCACAGAGCTGCTCAACAGCTTGCGGCTAATGTATTCGAGACTCTCCAGCCACCGTTGCCCCAACGGGCATTACCTCCCGCCCTCGATCAACGTAGCCGCCGAACGCGAGCTGATCTGCCCCGAATGCGGCGCCCACTTCTATGCCCCCGGCGCCGAAGAACTGGCCTTCAACAGCCAGGGCGCCTGCCCCACATGCGACGGCACGGGCCTCGTAAGCCATGTGGATGAATCTACGCTCGTGCCCGACGAATCGCTCACCATTGACGAGGGTGCCGTGGCACCGTGGCAGACACTCATGTTCTCGCTTATGACCGACGTCTGCCGCGCAATGGGCGTGCGCACCGACGTGCCCTTCAAAGAGCTGACAGACAAAGAACGCGAGATCGTCTACCATGGGCCGGCCGTGAAAAAGCACATCCTGTATAAGTCCAAGACCTCCAACGTCGCCGGCGAAATGGATTTTACCTACTACAACGCCGTCTATACGGTGGAGAACGCCTTGGCCAAAGTGACGGACGAAAAGGGCATGAAGCGCGTGGAGAAGTTCCTGCGGCAAGACGTCTGTGCAGCCTGCGGCGGCACAAGGCTCAGCGACGCCGCCCGGGCACCCCTCCTGCGAGGCATCTCACTGGCCGACGCCTGCCGGATGACACTCGGAGAGTTAGTAGAGTGGGTCGCAGGCGTACCCGCATCCTTGCCCGAAGAAATGCAACCAATGGCTGAACGCATTTGTGAGGCCTTTTATGACACGGCTCGCCGACTGATGGAGCTGGGCCTCTCTTACCTCACCCTCGATCGAGCCGGCGCGACCCTCTCCACAGGGGAACGGCAACGCGTGCAACTGGCGCGCGCCGTACGCAATCGAACCACCGGGGTGCTCTACGTACTCGACGAACCTTCCATCGGCCTACACCCGTCCAACCTCGAGGGCCTGATCGGTGTAATGAACGACCTCGTGGCGGATGGCAATTCAGTAGTGCTCGTAGACCATGACACCCAAGTGCTGCGTCATGCCGACCACCTCATCGAGCTGGGGCCTGCGGCGGGCGCAGGCGGGGGGCAAATCATCGCAGAGGGCACGGCGGTGATGCTCTGCGCCAACCCATCGTCACGCATCGGGCCCTTCCTAACCCCCAAACCAACGCACCACCCCACGCCAGCCCCACCCCTCTTCGACCTCGGCACCATTCGCCTTGTCACCCGCGCCATCCACACCGTGCAACCTTTAGATGTGCGCATCCCCAAAGGCCGGCTCACCGTAGTGACAGGTGTATCCGGATCAGGCAAGACGACCCTGGTCTTAGAGTGCCTTATCCCCGGACTCAAGGCGTCCATCGAGGGGAAAGAGCTGCCCACGCAGGTAGCAGCCGTTGAGGCAGAAGGGATACGCCGAGTGCAACTGATCGACGCCGCACCCATCGGCGCAAATGTCCGCTCCACAGTAGCCACCTATTGCAATGTGCACGACGATCTGCGCAAAGTCTACGCCCGCAGCGAAGAGGCTAAAACCGGTGGATACAAGGCCGGGGACTTCTCCTACAATACAGGCCGGCTGCGTTGCCCCACATGCGACGGCACAGGCAGCATCAGTCTCGATGTGCAATTCCTGCCCGACGTCGACATCCCTTGCCCCGACTGTCGCGGATCGCGCTACGCCCGGGCGGCCTACTCCGTCCATCGCACAAGGAAGCATGCAGGAGCCGGTCGCTCCCTCCCCGAACTGATGGCCATGAGCGTAGATGAAGCCCTGACCGACTGCGACGATTTGCCCGTGATCAACAGCCGGCTGCAAGTGCTTCACGACCTCGGTCTGGGCTACCTCACACTGGGCGAAGCCACACCGGGACTGTCCGGTGGCGAAGCGCAACGCCTGAAGTTGGCCAGTGAGATGGGCCGAGGGCAGGGCGATGCAGTGTTTGTCTTCGACGAGCCTACGATCGGCCTACATCCGCTTGATGTGCAAACGCTCATGAAAGTCTTTGAGCACCTGACTGACCAAGGAGCAACGGTCATTGTTATCGAACACGACTTGGATGTCATTCGTCGAGCGGACTACGTTATGGATATGGGCCCGGGCGGCGGATATGCCGGCGGACGCATGGTGGCTACAGGCCGCCCCCATGACGTGGCCAGTAATCCGGAGAGCATCACCGGGCGATACATCTAA